GTTTTTTTGACCAGGCAAAATTAGTAGTGAGTGAAATGCAAATAAATGCTGTAGCAACCCAACCTAGATTTTTCCACTACAGAAAAGGGAGAGAGCAAGAGTAGGAACGAACACTTGCAATCTCTGTCACAGTCTAGCAGATTGGCTTGATAAAGATGAACTGTGCATTGTCCATAATGCCTGAAAAACTCCGAACTAATTACAGGCACATGCATGCTAATTATCATCCAGGAGTAAATTAACTTCTTGTGATTTTCTAGCATCTATTAACACTACCATTTTCTTGCTTTCCTTGAATGAAATGTAGAGAAAATATAGACTGCCTCGTTTCGTTTCTGATAGGACCAGTCTCTAAAATATGTTATCTGTCATGAGAAATTTGAAATACTAGGCCTTTGTATGTTTGGGAatgcttctctctctctctctgtcagGATTGAATTGATGGGAGTGAGTATTAATTCTTTTGGCAATATTTGTATGGATTTCTCAGTTAAGGCATGCAATAAATGCAGGTTCACTTTGTCCCTGGGCATCCAAACAAGCTCCTATCTGCTTCTGTTGATGGATTAATGTGCCTGTTTGACACCAGTGGAGAGATAAATGATGATGATCACTTGCTATCAGTAAGTGAGATAATCATCTTTAGTTTCTGTTTACCTTCTTCTGCATGCTTGCTTGTTAACTTTATGCATTTCTGCTATACATGTTAATGACCTACTTCGTCTTGATTGAAATGTCCTAGTATCTCATGTGCTGAGCTTAGTTACATTTTTAATGTATTCGATggttctttacattttttactcaTACTTCACATATCTATTATGGAAGGTCTTCAATGTGGGAACTTCAATTGGAAAAGTGGGATTCTGTGGCCAGGCAAATGATAAATTGTGGTGCTTAACACACATTGAAACTTTGAGGTATGTTCTATGGAATGGCTTTATGTCTCAAGATCTGAttctatataaaaaaacaaagcaaTAGCAATTTCTTACTTTTAATATTCCTCGTAGTGTTTGGGACTGGAATGAGTCAAGAACTGAGGCAAACTTTGCTGATGCTCGTGCATTAGCATCCGAGAGCTGGACGCTAGATCAAGTATGCAAGTTTTTCCCTTTTTGCTGTGTCCTGTCCTTAACACTTAATGCAGTTTTCACTCTTCTTTCTTTCCTTTGGCAATAACTTATACACTGACTAATTATCATAATAATTGGCGGCAGGTGGACTACTTTGTCGATTGTCACTATTCACTAGAGGAGGATCAACTATGGGTGATTGGGGGTACAAATGCTGGGACCTTTGGGTACTTCCCTGTAAAATTTGGAAGCACGAAGACGATTGGATCAACAGAAGCTGTGTTCCAAGGCGGCCATACAGGCATTGTAAGGAGTGTGTTGCCCGTGTCGAATGTGCCTGGCAGAATGAATAGTCAAGGCATTTTTGGCTGGACAGGAGGCGAAGATGGTCGCATGTGTTGCTGGTTGTCGGATGAATCTCCAAATGCAAATCACTCCTGGATATCTACTACATTGGTCGAGAAATCGCATAAAATCCATAGGAAAAGACATAGTCCTTATTAGAACACGAGGAGCCTTGTCAAATGTGTTGTAATCTTTAATGTTTTATGCATCTGTTTCCTATTCGTTGAAAAATCCGGGGATAGTGAAATGATCATTTTTACTTTCATCTTCTATCACAGtttcgttccatgttaatagagtcattttttctattttaaaaagttttaagttaattgagtcatttctatttttgcccaaaaaataattctttcttattttattatctcttcatctctcttacttttttcatcatccatttaacacattaTTCTTAAATTCTGTGCCGGCCTCTATTAAtaaggaacagagggagtatcgtTTTCAGATAAGTTAAACATAAATCATGTAGATAAACGAATCAAATACTACAGTATTTGATTATTAGTTATTGTAAATTAATCTGTTCGCCAGAAGATTAagaacttaattaaaaaaagttggGACGCACCATTTATCAAATATACCGCAGAATATTAGAAATTCACACTCAGGCTGGGAATACTCGGATTAACATAGAATTGGTCAGGAAGGTCCAACTAATAACAGCACGTTGGAGAAATTGAACATGTAACAAGATCTAATATGGTCGAAAGTCGAATGTTTCATCCCCAAATAGCAAGTGGTCTAAAAAAATAGTACGACCACAC
This window of the Salvia splendens isolate huo1 unplaced genomic scaffold, SspV2 ctg582, whole genome shotgun sequence genome carries:
- the LOC121790678 gene encoding WD repeat-containing protein GTS1-like; translation: MEIVEEMEIEEKISSPTSNNFKRFTLKNTIQTNFGDDYVFEIVAKDDWTSIAVSLSTNAVKLYSPQTGQYLGDCRGHSSTINKISFAGPSSPHVLYSCSSDSTIRAWDSRSFQQVACISAGPSEEVFSFSFGGSDGNLIAAGCKSQILLWDWRTMKQTACLEESHMEDVTQVHFVPGHPNKLLSASVDGLMCLFDTSGEINDDDHLLSVFNVGTSIGKVGFCGQANDKLWCLTHIETLSVWDWNESRTEANFADARALASESWTLDQVDYFVDCHYSLEEDQLWVIGGTNAGTFGYFPVKFGSTKTIGSTEAVFQGGHTGIVRSVLPVSNVPGRMNSQGIFGWTGGEDGRMCCWLSDESPNANHSWISTTLVEKSHKIHRKRHSPY